Below is a window of Sulfitobacter sp. BSw21498 DNA.
GGGACGGTAATGTGATCGACGGCACGCTGAACGGTGTCGCCATGGGGATCATCCCGTTCCTCACCCGTCTGGCAGGGCGCGCGCAGTCCGGCTATATCTTTACCTACGCCTTCGCCATGGTGATCGGCATCGCGGTCTTTGTGACCTGGATGACGATGAGCGGGGGGGCACACTAATGGATCATCACTTGCTTTCCATCATTACCTTCATGCCCAGCTTTGCGGCGCTTATTCTGGCTGTGTTCCTGCGGGGCGAAGACGCCGCGGCGGGGCGCAATGCAAAATGGCTGGCACTGATCACCACAACAGTCACGTTCCTGATCTCGCTGTTCATTCTGTTCGACTTTGACCCGTCCAACACCGGCTTCCAGTTCGTCGACGAGGCACAGTGGTTGATGGGCCTTCAGTACCGTCTGGGCGTTGACGGCATTTCGATCCTGTTTGTGATGCTGACCACGTTTATGATGCCGCTGGTGATCGCTGCCAGCTGGAACGTAGAGACGCGGGTCAAGGAATACATGATCGCCTTCCTGCTGCTCGAGACGCTGATGCTGGGCGTGTTCATGGCGCTGGATCTCGTGCTCTTTTACCTGTTCTTCGAAGCAGGTCTGATCCCGATGTTCCTGATTATTGGCATTTGGGGCGGGGCGAACCGTATTTACGCATCGTTCAAGTTCTTCCTCTACACCTTCCTCGGGTCGGTCCTGATGCTGGTGGCGATGGTGATGATGTATGCGGATGCGGGCACGACTTGCATCGGAGGCTGCGAAGTCAGTCTTCTGACGCATACCTTTGCATCCGACACCTTCTCGATTGCGGGGATCACTGTGGTCGGCGGTTTGCAGACCATGATGTTCTTGGCGTTCTTTGCCAGCTTTGCGGTCAAAATGCCGATGTGGCCGGTCCACACGTGGTTGCCCGATGCGCACGTTCAGGCACCGACGGCAGGGTCTGTCGTGCTTGCGGCAATCTTGCTCAAGATGGGTGGCTACGGCTTCTTGCGGTTCTCGGTACCGATGTTCCCTGTGGGCTCTGACGTGTTGGCACCGCTGGTGCTGTGGATGTCGGCGATTGCGATTGTCTATACCTCGCTTGTAGCACTGGTGCAGCAGGATATGAAAAAGCTGATCGCCTATTCGTCGGTGGCGCACATGGGCTTTGTGACGATGGGGATCTTTACCTTTAACCAGCAGGGGCTGGACGGGGCGATCTTTCAGATGATCAGCCACGGCTTCATCTCTGCCGCGCTGTTCCTGTGCGTTGGTGTTATCTATGA
It encodes the following:
- a CDS encoding NADH-quinone oxidoreductase subunit M gives rise to the protein MDHHLLSIITFMPSFAALILAVFLRGEDAAAGRNAKWLALITTTVTFLISLFILFDFDPSNTGFQFVDEAQWLMGLQYRLGVDGISILFVMLTTFMMPLVIAASWNVETRVKEYMIAFLLLETLMLGVFMALDLVLFYLFFEAGLIPMFLIIGIWGGANRIYASFKFFLYTFLGSVLMLVAMVMMYADAGTTCIGGCEVSLLTHTFASDTFSIAGITVVGGLQTMMFLAFFASFAVKMPMWPVHTWLPDAHVQAPTAGSVVLAAILLKMGGYGFLRFSVPMFPVGSDVLAPLVLWMSAIAIVYTSLVALVQQDMKKLIAYSSVAHMGFVTMGIFTFNQQGLDGAIFQMISHGFISAALFLCVGVIYDRMHTREIDAYGGLVNRMPAYALVFMFFTMANVGLPGTSGFVGEFLTIMGAFQVNTWVAAVAASGVIFSAGYALWLYRRVVMGDLIKESLRTITDMSGRERWIFAPLVAMTLLLGVYPALVLDIIGPSVAALVDSYDTALEAAGAAVQTASE